A window of Lagenorhynchus albirostris chromosome 11, mLagAlb1.1, whole genome shotgun sequence contains these coding sequences:
- the BAZ2A gene encoding bromodomain adjacent to zinc finger domain protein 2A isoform X5: MLVISRAKWLVFCGSSTSSRVGVQIISSSCRAAGLERAELKMCGYNGSVPSVESLHQEVSVLVPDPTVSCLDDPSHLPDQLEDTPILSEVSLEPFNTLAPEPVTGGLYGIDDTELMGAEDKLPLEDSPVISALDCPSLNNATAFSLLADDSQTSASIFASPTSPPVLGESVLQDTSFDLNNGSDAEQEEMETQASDFPPSLSQPAPDQSSTLQLRTAASPAVSPTASPAVSLAVSPGASPEISPEVSPAASPEISPAISPAAFPTVSPTSSAALPPVSSEVSLTASPVTSPKASPAPSPAAVFPAASPADKNVSSFLETTADLEEITGEGVTPSGSGDVLRRRIATPEEVRLPLQHGWRREVRIKKGSHRWQGETWYYGPCGKRMKQFPEVIKYLSRNVVHNVRREHFSFSPRMPVGDFFEERDTPEGLQWVQLSAEEIPSRIQAITGKRGRPRNTEKAKTKDVPKVKRGRGRPPKVKITELLNKTDNRLLKKLEAQETLNEEDKAKMSKIKKKMKQKVQRGECQTTNQGQAKSKRKQETKSLKQKEAKKKSKAEKEKVKTKQEKLKEKVKREKKEKVKMKEKEEVAKAKPACKADKALATQRRFEERQRQQMILEEMKKPTEDMCLTDHQPLPDFSRIPGLILPSGAFSDCLTIVEFLHSFGKVLGFDPAKDVPSLGVLQEGLLCQGDSLGEVQDLLVRLLKAALYDPGLPSYCQSLKILGEKVSEIPLTRDNVSEILRCFLMAYGVEPALCDSLRTQPFQAQPPQQKAAVLAFLVHELNGSTLIINEIDKTLESMSSYRKNKWIVEGRLRRLKTALAKRTGRPEVELQGPEEGLGRRRSSRIMEETSGMEEEEEEETTAAVHGRRGRRDGEVDVIASSIPELERQIEKLSKRQLFFRKKLLHSSQMLRAVSLGQDRYRRNYWVLPYLTGIFVEGTEGSLVPEDVIKQETDSLKVATHSTPSPASFSLKRELAGSSTSASSPARARGRPRKTKPGSVQPRHLKSPVKSQGSEQLQVQLQPETQPHPQLQAHAQPQPQLQSHPHSHNGFLEPEGSPLSLGQSQHDLSQSAFLSWLSQTQSHGSLLSSSVLTPDSSPGKLDPMPSRPPEEPEPDEREASPDSQAPWFNFSAQMPCSAAPTPPPAVSEDQPTPSPQLPASSKPVSRPSAANPYSPVQLSSTPLLGVAPKRRGGDPRETPQSPTGMGQPKRRGRPPSKFFKQMEQRYLTQLTAQPVPPEMRSGWWWIRDPETLDAMLKALHPRGIREKALHKHLNKHRDFLQEVCLRPSTDPIFEPSQLLAFQEGIMSWSPKEKTYETDLAVLQWVEELEQRVILSDLQIRGWTRPSPDSTREDLAYCEHLPDSQEDITWRGRGKEGLAPQRKTTNPLDLAVMRLAALEQNVERRYLREPLWPAHEVVLEKALIGTPSSAPQCATTEISYEITPRIRAWRQTLERCWSAAQVCLCLGQLERSIAWEKSVNKVTCLVCRKGDNDEFLLLCDGCDRGCHIYCLRPKMEAVPEGDWFCAVCLAQQVEGELTQRPGFPKRGQKRKSSYVLNFPEGDSCRRRLLSRGRESPAVPRCSEGGQSPSKRRRLSMRNHHSDLTFCEIILMEMESHDAAWPFLEPVNPRLVSGYRRIIKNPMDFSTMRERLLRGGYTSSEEFAADALLVFDNCQTFNEDDSEVGKAGHIMRRFFESRWEEFYQGKQANL, translated from the exons ATGTTGGTGATTAGCAGAGCCAAGTGGCTGGTGTTTTGTGGCAGCAGCACCAGCTCGAGAGTGGGAGTGCAAATTATTTCAAGCTCATGCAGAGCTGCTGGCCTGGAGAGGGCAG AACTAAAGATGTGTGGTTACAACGGCTCTGTCCCTTCTGTGGAATCATTACACCAAGAGGTCTCAGTCTTGGTCCCTGATCCCACAGTGAGCTGCTTAGATGATCCTTCACATCTTCCTGATCAACTGGAAGACACTCCAATCCTCAGTGAAGTCTCTCTGGAGCCCTTCAACACTTTGGCACCGG AGCCAGTGACTGGAGGACTCTATGGTATAGATGACACGGAGCTGATGGGTGCAGAGGACAAGCTGCCTCTTGAGGACAGCCCTGTGATCTCTGCCCTCGATTGTCCTTCCCTCAATAATGCCACTGCCTTCAGTCTCCTGGCAGATGACAGTCAAACTTCAGCCTCTATATTTGCCAGCCCCACCTCTCCCCCTGTCCTTGGGGAGTCTGTTCTGCAAG ATACTAGCTTTGACCTGAATAATGGCAGTGATGCAGAACAGGAAGAGATGGAGACTCAGGCTTCAGACTTCCCACCATCTCTGAGCCAGCCAGCCCCTGACCAGTCATCCACTCTTCAGCTCCGTACAGCAGCCTCGCCAGCGGTCTCACCAACAGCCTCGCCAGCAGTCTCCCTGGCGGTTTCTCCAGGAGCCTCCCCGGAAATCTCTCCAGAAGTCTCTCCAGCAGCCTCCCCAGAAATTTCCCCAGCCATCTCCCCGGCAGCCTTCCCAACAGTCTCTCCAACTTCctcagcagccctcccacccGTCTCCTCAGAAGTCTCCTTGACGGCCTCCCCAGTGACCTCCCCAAAAGCCTCCCCCGCACCTTCCCCAGCAGCTGtcttcccagcagcctccccagCAGATAAGAATGTGAGCAGCTTCCTTGAGACAACTGCTGACCTggaagagatcactggagaaggAGTCACTCCCTCTGGTAGTG GTGATGTCCTGAGGAGACGTATTGCTACCCCAGAAGAAGTCCGTCTTCCCCTCCAACATGG GTGGCGGAGAGAGGTGCGCATCAAGAAGGGCAGCCACCGATGGCAGGGGGAGACCTGGTATTATGGCCCCTGTGGGAAGAGGATGAAACAGTTCCCGGAAGTGATCAAG TACCTGAGCCGCAATGTGGTACACAACGTCCGCCGTGAGCACTTCAGCTTCAGTCCCCGTATGCCTGTTGGTGATTTCTTTGAAGAGAGAGACACACCAGAG GGCTTGCAGTGGGTACAGCTCTCAGCAGAGGAGATCCCATCCAGGATTCAGGCAATTACTGGGAAACGGGGCCGACCTCGAAACACTGAGAAGGCCAAGACCAAGGATGTCCCCAAGGTGAAACGGGGCCGAGGTCGGCCACCCAAGGTCAAAATCACTGAGCTGTTGAATAAGACAGACAACCGCCTCCTAAAGAAACTGGAGGCCCAAG AAACACTGAATGAGGAAGATAAAGCAAAGATGAGTAAAATCAAGAAGAAGATGAAGCAGAAGGTACAACGGGGAGAGTGTCAGACTACTAACCAAGGGCAG GCCAAGAGCAAGAGGAAACAAGAGACCAAGAGCTTAAAGCAGAAGGAAGCCAAGAAGAAATCGAAG GCTGAGaaggagaaagtaaaaacaaagcaggaaaaactgaaggaaaaagtcaagagggagaagaaggagaaggtaaaaatgaaggaaaaggaggaggtggCCAAAGCCAAGCCAGCCTGTAAAGCAGATAAAGCGCTGGCCACACAGAGGCGCTTTGAGGAGCGACAGAGGCAGCAGATGATCTTGGAGGAGATGAAGAAGCCCACAGAGGACATGTGTCTGACTGACCACCAG CCCCTGCCTGACTTCTCACGCATCCCTGGTCTGATCCTGCCTAGTGGGGCCTTCTCAGACTGCTTGACCATTGTGGAGTTCCTGCACAGCTTCGGCAAGGTGCTGGGCTTTGACCCTGCCAAAGATGTACCTAGCCTGGGGGTCCTGCAGGAGGGACTCCTGTGTCAAGGCGACAGCTTGGGCGAGGTGCAAGATCTGCTGGTGCGGCTCCTGAAAGCTGCGCTCTATGATCCTGGCTTGCCTTCCTACTGTCAG TCCTTAAAGATCTTGGGGGAGAAGGTGTCCGAGATCCCACTAACAAGAGACAATGTGTCTGAGATCCTGCGCTGCTTCCTCATGGCGTATGGAGTGGAGCCAGCCCTCTGCGACAGCCTGCGCACCCAGCCTTTTCAAGCCCAGCCGCCCCAGCAGAAGGCTGCTGTCCTGGCCTTCCTTGTGCATGAGCTCAATGGCTCCACCCTCATCATCAa TGAGATTGACAAGACTCTGGAGAGTATGTCCAGCTACAGGAAAAACAAGTGGATTGTTGAAGGCCGGCTCCGGAG ATTGAAAACTGCTTTGGCCAAGCGAACTGGGCGACCTGAGGTAGAGCTGCAGGGGCCGGAGGAAGGCCTGGGGCGGAGGCGCAGTTCTCGGATCATGGAGGAGACCAGTGgcatggaagaggaagaagaggaggagactaCAGCTGCTGTCCATGGCCGTAGGGGTCGAAGAGATGGAGAG GTTGATGTCATAGCATCTAGCATCCCAGAGCTAGAGCGCCAGATAGAAAAACTCAGCAAG CGTCAGCTCTTCTTTCGCAAAAAGCTGCTTCACTCATCCCAGATGCTTCGGGCAGTCTCCTTGGGTCAGGACCGCTACAGACGCAACTACTGGGTGTTGCCCTATTTGACTGGTATCTTTGTGGAAGGAACAGAGGGGAGCTTAG tTCCTGAGGATGTGATAAAGCAGGAAACTGACTCCTTAAAAGTGGCAACCCATTCAacacccagcccagcctccttctctctgaagaGGGAGTTAGCTGGCTCCAGCACCTCTGCCAGTTCTCCTGCCCGGGCCCGAGGCCGACCTCGGAAAACTAAGCCTGGGTCTGTGCAACCTAGGCACTTGAAATCTCCTGTCAAGAGTCAAGGTTCAGAACAGCTGCAGGTCCAGCTTCAGCCCGAGACTCAGCCCCATCCTCAGCTTCAGGCTcatgcccagccccagccccagcttcaGTCCCATCCTCACTCCCATAATGGGTTCCTAGAGCCAGAGGGCTCCCCTTTGTCTCTGGGTCAGAGCCAACACGACCTCAGCCAGTCAGCCTTCCTGTCTTGGCTGAGCCAGACTCAGAGCCATGGCTCCCTGCTCAGTAGCTCAGTCCTCACACCTGATAGCAGCCCCGGAAAACTGGACCCAATGCCATCACGGCCCCCGGAGGAGCCAGAACCTGACGAGAGAGAAGCCAGCCCCGATTCTCAAGCTCCCTGGTTTAACTTCTCAGCCCAGATGCCCTGCAGTGCTGCCCCTACACCACCCCCTGCAGTTTCTGAGGACCAGCCCACTCCTTCCCCTCAGCTACCTGCCTCCTCCAAGCCA GTGAGTAGACCCAGTGCTGCCAACCCCTATTCTCCAGTGCAGCTCTCTTCCACCCCCTTGCTGGGCGTGGCTCCTAAAAGGCGAGGAGGAGACCCTAGAGAAACACCACAGAGCCCCACAGGGATGGGACAGCCAAAACGGAGAGGGAGACCTCCCAGTAAGTTCTTCAAACAGATGGAGCAGCGTTACCTAACCCAGCTGACAGCCCAGCCCGTCCCCCCTG AGATGCGCTCGGGCTGGTGGTGGATCCGAGATCCTGAGACATTGGATGCCATGCTCAAGGCCCTGCACCCCCGAGGCATCCGAGAGAAGGCACTTCACAAACACCTAAACAAGCACAGGGACTTCTTACAGGAAGTCTGCCTACGGCCCTCAACTG ACCCTATCTTTGAGCCTAGTCAGCTACTTGCCTTTCAAGAAGGGATCATGAGCTGGTCCCCCAAAGAGAAGACATATGAGACAGACTTGGCCGTGCTTCAGTGGGTAGAGGAGCTGGAACAGCGGGTTATCCTGTCTGATCTGCAGATTCGG GGCTGGACACGTCCCAGCCCAGACTCTACTCGTGAAGACTTGGCCTACTGTGAGCATCTACCTGACTCCCAGGAGGATATCACCTGGCGGGGTCGAGGCAAGGAAGGACTGGCACCCCAGCGTAAAACTACCAACCCCCTGGACCTGGCAGTGATGCGACTTGCTGCCCTGGAGCAGAATGTGGAGCGGCGGTACCTGCGGGAGCCCCTATGGCCAGCTCATGAGGTTGTGCTGGAGAAGGCCCTGATCGGCACGCCCAGTAGTGCCCCACAGTGTGCCACTACAGAGAT ATCATATGAGATCACCCCTCGCATTAGAGCCTGGCGCCAAACGCTAGAGCGGTGCTGGAGCGCGGCCCAGGTCTGCTTGTGCCTGGGCCAGCTGGAGAGGTCCATTGCCTGGGAGAAGTCTGTCAACAAAGTG ACCTGTCTAGTCTGCCGGAAGGGTGACAACGATGAGTTTCTTCTACTTTGTGATGGGTGTGACCGTGGCTGCCATATTTACTGCCTTCGGCCCAAGATGGAGGCTGTCCCAGAAGGAGACTGGTTCTGTGCTGTCTGTTTGGCCCAG CAGGTAGAGGGAGAATTGACTCAGAGGCCAGGTTTCCCAAAACGAGGCCAGAAGCGGAAAAGTAGTTATGTGCTGAACTTCCCAGAGGGTGATAGCTGCCGGCGCCGGCTGCTGTCGAGGGGCCGAGAAAGCCCGGCAGTGCCTCGGTGCTCAGAAGGAGGACAGTCCCCCTCAAAGCGGCGGCGGCTCTCCATGCGGAACCACCACAGTGATCTCACGTTTTGCGA GATTATCTTGATGGAGATGGAGTCCCATGATGCAGCCTGGCCTTTCCTGGAGCCTGTGAACCCACGATTGGTGAGTGGGTACCGGCGCATCATCAAAAACCCTATGGATTTTTCCACCATGCGGGAGCGGCTGCTCCGGGGAGG GTACACCAGCTCAGAGGAGTTTGCGGCTGATGCACTTCTGGTCTTTGACAACTGCCAGACATTCAATGAGGATGACTCTGAAGTGGGCAAGGCTGGGCACATCATGCGTCGCTTCTTCGAGAGCCGCTGGGAGGAGTTTTATCAGGGAAAACAGGCCAATCTGTGA